The following are encoded together in the Blautia obeum ATCC 29174 genome:
- the fabD gene encoding ACP S-malonyltransferase, with product MSKIAFIYPGQGAQAVGMGKDFYEKSPLSRTIFDQASEAVNLDLKKLCFEENDLLDKTEYTQVAMVTACLAMTRAVESMGLHADMTAGLSLGEYCAIAVAGGMCDLDAIRTVRSRGIFMEHAAPEGSGAMSAVLGMDASVIENVLNGREGVSIANYNCPGQIVITGEAAAVAEAGTALKEAGARRVLPLKVSGPFHSPMMRPAGEELAKVFARVSMNPLKIPYVANINAEVITDCGRIEGLLVEQVSGSVRWQQSVETMIREGVDTFVEIGPGKTLTGFLRKIDKNVKAYHIGSWEEAVQVCEELK from the coding sequence ATGAGTAAGATTGCTTTTATTTATCCGGGACAGGGCGCGCAGGCAGTTGGAATGGGAAAAGACTTTTATGAGAAAAGTCCTTTATCCAGGACAATATTTGACCAGGCATCTGAGGCAGTGAATCTCGACCTTAAGAAGCTTTGCTTTGAAGAAAATGATCTTCTGGATAAAACAGAATATACACAGGTTGCAATGGTGACTGCCTGTCTGGCAATGACAAGAGCTGTTGAATCCATGGGACTTCATGCGGATATGACAGCAGGTTTGAGTCTTGGTGAATACTGTGCGATTGCTGTGGCTGGCGGTATGTGTGACCTGGATGCAATCCGTACGGTACGCTCCAGAGGAATCTTTATGGAGCATGCAGCACCGGAAGGAAGCGGTGCAATGTCTGCAGTACTTGGTATGGATGCGTCAGTGATCGAAAATGTCTTAAATGGCAGAGAGGGCGTTTCTATTGCAAACTACAACTGCCCGGGACAGATCGTTATTACTGGTGAGGCAGCTGCGGTTGCTGAGGCAGGAACTGCTTTAAAAGAAGCAGGAGCAAGAAGAGTACTTCCGCTTAAAGTGAGCGGACCATTCCATTCACCGATGATGAGACCTGCAGGAGAAGAGCTGGCAAAGGTTTTTGCCAGAGTCAGCATGAATCCTCTGAAGATCCCATATGTGGCGAACATTAATGCAGAAGTGATCACAGACTGTGGAAGAATCGAAGGGCTTCTGGTGGAACAGGTCAGTGGATCTGTCCGTTGGCAGCAGAGTGTGGAAACCATGATCCGTGAAGGGGTGGACACCTTCGTTGAGATCGGACCTGGCAAAACCCTGACAGGTTTCCTTCGTAAGATTGATAAAAATGTAAAAGCTTATCACATTGGCAGCTGGGAAGAAGCAGTTCAGGTGTGTGAGGAATTGAAATAA
- the accB gene encoding acetyl-CoA carboxylase biotin carboxyl carrier protein, producing the protein MEFENLLTLIKTVSDSELTDFDYEENGTRIRLKKKKETVVVSGTSSNVPVMGLQTVQPLGQITESEEKIEKDIADGEPEGMLIKSPLVGTFYAAPAEDADPFVSVGDQVKKGQTLAIVEAMKLMNEIESDFDGKVAEIYVENGQAVEYGQPLFRIA; encoded by the coding sequence ATGGAATTTGAAAATCTTCTTACATTAATAAAAACAGTATCAGATTCTGAACTGACAGATTTTGATTACGAAGAAAATGGTACCCGCATCCGACTGAAGAAGAAAAAAGAAACCGTTGTGGTTTCTGGCACTTCTTCAAATGTACCGGTTATGGGACTCCAAACAGTGCAGCCGTTGGGACAGATCACGGAATCAGAAGAAAAGATAGAGAAAGATATTGCAGATGGTGAACCAGAGGGTATGCTTATAAAATCTCCTCTTGTGGGAACTTTTTATGCAGCACCTGCCGAGGATGCAGATCCGTTTGTTTCTGTTGGAGATCAGGTCAAAAAAGGTCAGACGCTTGCCATCGTGGAAGCAATGAAACTGATGAACGAGATTGAAAGTGATTTTGACGGTAAAGTTGCGGAAATTTATGTGGAAAACGGACAGGCAGTGGAGTATGGACAGCCGTTGTTCCGGATTGCATAA
- the acpP gene encoding acyl carrier protein → MLERIIELTAENLGADAATITAETSFKDDLHADSLDLFELAMAFEEEFSVEIPSEDLEQITTVADVMNYLTEHQA, encoded by the coding sequence ATGTTAGAAAGAATTATCGAACTTACAGCAGAAAACTTAGGAGCAGACGCAGCAACAATCACAGCAGAGACATCTTTTAAAGATGATCTTCATGCAGATTCCCTGGATCTCTTTGAGCTTGCAATGGCATTCGAGGAAGAATTTTCTGTAGAAATCCCAAGCGAGGATCTTGAGCAGATCACAACAGTTGCAGATGTAATGAACTATCTGACAGAGCATCAGGCGTAA
- the fabF gene encoding beta-ketoacyl-ACP synthase II gives MSKRRVVVTGLGAVTPIGNNVEDFWAGIREGKVGIGPITKFDTTDYKVKIAAEVKDFNAKDHMDPRAARRMDPFCQYAVTAAKEAFEDAGLDMEKEDSFRVGVIVGSGIGSLPQVENNYEKILTKGPGKVNPLMVPMMISNMAAGNISIQLGLRGKCTDVVTACASGTHSIGDAFRAIQYGDAEIMLAGGTESCICPTGVAGFTALTALTKTEDVARASIPFDKDRSGFVLGEGAGIVVLEELEHAKARGARIYAELVGYGATADAFHITSPAEDGAGAARAMELAMEEAGVQPSEVEYINAHGTSTHHNDLFETRAIHKAFGDAAKNLVVNSTKSMIGHLLGAAGGVEFVTCVKSLEEGFIHQTVGTTDPDEECDLNYAIGAPVEKEIHYAMSNSLGFGGHNATLLVKKYEG, from the coding sequence ATGAGTAAGAGAAGAGTAGTTGTAACCGGACTTGGCGCCGTTACTCCTATTGGAAATAATGTTGAGGATTTCTGGGCAGGAATCCGTGAAGGAAAAGTCGGCATCGGACCGATCACAAAATTTGATACAACAGATTACAAGGTAAAGATCGCAGCAGAAGTTAAGGATTTTAATGCAAAAGATCATATGGATCCGAGAGCCGCAAGACGTATGGATCCATTCTGCCAGTATGCAGTGACAGCAGCAAAAGAAGCTTTTGAGGATGCTGGCCTTGATATGGAAAAAGAGGATTCTTTCCGTGTGGGTGTTATTGTTGGTTCTGGTATCGGAAGTCTTCCGCAGGTAGAAAACAACTATGAAAAGATCCTCACCAAGGGACCTGGAAAAGTAAATCCACTGATGGTTCCGATGATGATCTCCAACATGGCTGCAGGAAATATTTCTATTCAGCTGGGACTCCGCGGCAAATGTACAGATGTTGTGACAGCCTGTGCATCCGGAACACACAGCATTGGTGATGCATTCCGTGCAATTCAGTATGGGGATGCGGAAATCATGCTGGCAGGTGGAACCGAGAGTTGTATCTGTCCGACAGGAGTGGCTGGCTTTACCGCACTTACAGCACTGACCAAGACCGAAGATGTCGCAAGAGCATCTATTCCATTTGACAAAGACAGAAGTGGTTTTGTACTTGGAGAAGGTGCCGGAATCGTAGTTCTTGAAGAACTGGAGCATGCGAAGGCAAGAGGAGCAAGAATCTATGCCGAGCTGGTTGGCTACGGTGCAACAGCAGATGCTTTCCACATCACTTCTCCTGCAGAGGACGGAGCAGGCGCAGCCAGAGCAATGGAGCTTGCAATGGAAGAAGCTGGTGTTCAGCCATCTGAGGTAGAATACATTAACGCGCATGGAACGAGTACGCATCACAATGACCTGTTTGAGACAAGAGCGATCCACAAAGCATTTGGAGATGCGGCAAAAAATCTGGTTGTAAATTCTACAAAATCCATGATCGGACATCTTCTTGGTGCAGCCGGTGGAGTGGAATTTGTGACCTGCGTTAAATCTCTGGAAGAGGGATTTATCCACCAGACAGTTGGAACAACAGATCCGGACGAAGAGTGTGATCTGAACTATGCGATCGGTGCTCCGGTAGAAAAAGAGATCCATTATGCAATGAGCAATTCTCTTGGCTTTGGCGGACACAATGCGACACTTCTTGTAAAGAAATATGAGGGTTGA
- the fabZ gene encoding 3-hydroxyacyl-ACP dehydratase FabZ, whose protein sequence is MNKLGVKEIEQILPHRHPFLLVDYIEDYEPGKFAVGYKCVTFREDFFKGHFPQEPVMPGVLMVEALAQTGAVAILSLEENKGKIAYFGGIKNCRFRGKVVPGDKLRLETTIIKCKGPVGVGHAVASVDGKVVVDAELTFMIG, encoded by the coding sequence ATGAATAAATTAGGAGTAAAAGAAATTGAACAGATTCTTCCTCACAGACATCCATTTCTTCTTGTGGATTATATCGAGGATTATGAGCCGGGCAAATTTGCTGTCGGTTATAAATGCGTGACTTTCCGTGAGGACTTTTTTAAAGGACATTTCCCACAGGAACCGGTAATGCCGGGTGTCCTGATGGTGGAAGCTCTTGCGCAGACAGGCGCTGTGGCAATCTTAAGCCTGGAAGAAAACAAAGGCAAGATTGCATACTTTGGCGGGATCAAGAACTGCAGATTCCGTGGAAAAGTTGTTCCGGGGGATAAACTTCGTCTGGAAACAACGATCATCAAATGCAAAGGACCGGTTGGTGTCGGTCATGCAGTTGCAAGTGTTGACGGCAAAGTGGTAGTTGATGCAGAACTGACTTTTATGATTGGATAG
- a CDS encoding acetyl-CoA carboxylase biotin carboxylase subunit: protein MIKKVLIANRGEIAVRIIRACREMGIETVAVYSEADRDALHTQLADEAVCIGPAPSSESYLSMENIISATIVTGADAIHPGFGFLSENSRFAELCEQCNITFIGPPSTVIASLGNKQAAKNTMANAGVPIIPGGKNPIYTVEEGMKEAETIGYPVIIKAALGGGGKGMRVADTPADFEESFRTAQKETQMAFGDSTMYVEHFVRHPRHIEFQIMADKFGNVIHLGERDCSIQRNHQKMIEESPCEVISDELRARMGEAAVKAAKAAGYENAGTIEFLLDKEGRFYFMEMNTRIQVEHPVTEWVTGVDLVKEQIRIASGLPLSCKQEDIQLTGHAIECRINAENPSKGFRPSPGTITDMYFPGGKGIRIDSAVYSGYTIPPYYDSMIAKVIVWAKNRTEAIRKMQSALGEVIIEGIDTNVDYQYEILDHPDFQSGNTDVEFIERMEADK, encoded by the coding sequence ATGATTAAAAAAGTGCTGATTGCGAATCGAGGGGAGATTGCAGTACGGATCATCCGCGCATGCAGAGAAATGGGAATAGAGACGGTTGCTGTTTATTCAGAGGCAGACAGAGATGCACTTCATACTCAGCTTGCGGATGAGGCAGTCTGCATCGGACCGGCACCGTCATCCGAGAGCTATCTCAGCATGGAAAATATCATCAGTGCAACGATCGTTACAGGTGCGGATGCAATTCATCCGGGATTTGGTTTCCTTTCCGAAAACAGTCGTTTTGCGGAACTCTGTGAACAGTGCAATATTACATTTATCGGGCCGCCGTCAACTGTGATCGCAAGTCTTGGAAACAAGCAGGCGGCAAAAAATACAATGGCAAATGCAGGGGTTCCGATCATTCCTGGTGGCAAAAATCCAATCTATACAGTAGAAGAGGGAATGAAGGAAGCCGAAACGATCGGTTATCCGGTCATCATCAAAGCTGCTCTTGGTGGAGGCGGCAAGGGAATGCGAGTTGCTGATACACCGGCAGATTTTGAAGAAAGTTTCCGTACCGCACAGAAAGAAACGCAGATGGCTTTTGGCGATTCTACGATGTACGTGGAGCATTTTGTACGTCATCCAAGACATATTGAATTTCAGATCATGGCAGATAAATTCGGTAATGTAATTCACCTGGGGGAACGTGATTGTTCCATTCAGAGAAATCATCAGAAGATGATCGAGGAGTCCCCATGTGAGGTGATCTCCGATGAACTTCGTGCCAGAATGGGAGAGGCAGCGGTGAAAGCGGCAAAAGCAGCCGGGTATGAAAATGCCGGAACGATTGAATTCCTTCTTGATAAAGAAGGCAGATTTTATTTTATGGAAATGAATACCCGAATTCAGGTGGAGCATCCGGTTACGGAGTGGGTGACAGGTGTGGATCTTGTCAAAGAGCAGATCCGCATTGCATCCGGGCTTCCACTATCCTGTAAGCAGGAAGATATTCAGCTGACAGGGCATGCGATTGAATGCCGGATCAACGCAGAAAATCCATCCAAAGGTTTTCGTCCGTCACCAGGAACGATCACGGACATGTATTTTCCAGGAGGAAAAGGAATCCGTATTGATTCCGCTGTGTACAGTGGATATACGATCCCACCGTATTATGATTCCATGATCGCGAAGGTGATCGTGTGGGCGAAGAACCGTACCGAAGCAATCCGTAAGATGCAGAGTGCGCTTGGTGAAGTGATCATAGAGGGAATCGATACCAATGTAGACTATCAGTATGAAATCCTGGATCATCCGGATTTTCAGTCAGGAAATACAGATGTAGAATTCATCGAAAGAATGGAAGCAGATAAATAA
- the fabK gene encoding enoyl-[acyl-carrier-protein] reductase FabK, which produces MKTEITELLGIEYPVIQGGMAWVADYHLAAAVSNAGGLGLIAAGGAPAEWVREQIRETKKLTDKPFGVNIMLMNPEADKIAKVILEEDIKVVTTGAGSPEKYMADWKAAGVKVIPVIASVALAKRMERCGADAVVAEGTEAGGHIGELTTMVLVPQVVDAVNIPVIAAGGIADGRGMAAAFMLGARGIQMGTIFAASKESVIHENYKNSILKAKDIDSRVTGRSTGHPIRVLRNDMARKYLEMEKEGAPFEELEKMTLGSLRRAVQEGDAKNGSLMAGQIAGMIKEERSCEDIIKSTVSDACRLMNGVSVNE; this is translated from the coding sequence ATGAAGACAGAGATCACAGAATTATTAGGAATTGAGTATCCGGTGATCCAGGGCGGTATGGCCTGGGTTGCAGACTATCATCTGGCAGCAGCCGTATCCAATGCGGGTGGCCTTGGGCTGATCGCCGCAGGCGGTGCACCGGCAGAGTGGGTAAGAGAACAGATCCGCGAGACAAAAAAGCTGACTGACAAACCATTTGGTGTGAACATCATGTTGATGAATCCGGAAGCAGACAAGATTGCAAAGGTAATCCTGGAAGAGGACATCAAAGTAGTGACAACAGGTGCAGGAAGTCCGGAAAAATACATGGCAGACTGGAAGGCAGCCGGAGTTAAGGTTATTCCTGTCATTGCATCAGTAGCACTTGCAAAACGTATGGAGCGCTGCGGCGCAGATGCAGTCGTTGCCGAGGGTACTGAGGCCGGAGGACATATTGGAGAGCTTACCACAATGGTACTGGTTCCGCAGGTTGTCGATGCAGTGAATATCCCGGTGATCGCAGCGGGCGGAATTGCAGATGGCAGAGGTATGGCAGCAGCCTTTATGCTGGGAGCCAGAGGAATCCAGATGGGAACTATTTTTGCAGCATCTAAGGAATCTGTGATCCATGAAAATTATAAGAACAGTATTCTTAAAGCAAAAGACATCGACAGCCGTGTAACAGGCAGAAGTACGGGACATCCGATCCGTGTTCTTCGCAATGATATGGCACGCAAATATCTGGAAATGGAAAAAGAGGGCGCACCGTTTGAGGAACTGGAAAAGATGACTCTTGGCAGTCTCAGAAGAGCAGTTCAGGAGGGTGACGCTAAGAATGGCAGCCTGATGGCAGGACAGATCGCAGGTATGATCAAAGAGGAACGTTCCTGTGAGGATATTATTAAATCTACTGTATCCGATGCATGCAGACTGATGAATGGAGTAAGTGTAAATGAGTAA
- a CDS encoding acetyl-CoA carboxylase carboxyltransferase subunit alpha — translation MKLDNMFKKTRIVSRIQSHSAVRASRPEVPEGLLRKCNKCGAAIIAEDVKQGYYICPKCGGYFRVHAYRRIQMVIDEGTFEEWNQDLIGGNPVNYKGYPEKVQALQEKTGLKEAVVTGKGKINGRDTVIAVCDGRFLMASMGWAVGEKITRAVERATEEKLPVIIFACSGGARMQEGITSLMQMAKTSAALERHSKAGLLYVSVLTEPTTGGVTASFAMLGDIILAEPGALIGFAGPRVIEQTLRQKLPKGFQRAEFLVEHGFVDDIVRRENLRETLGKILEIHAVSWKTENRIRTDAAELHHSSDSEAGFENLVNDKCDSDKGNSDKGDSSLINAGINPYLTAWDRVQISRKIDRPSGSDYIEALFTDFMEFHGDRNYGDDKAIIGGIAKFHGKPVTVIVQEKGTNTKENIAHNFGMPMPEGYRKALRLMKQAEKFQRPVICFVDTPGAFCGIEAEERGQGEAIARNLWELAGLKTPVLSIVTGEGGSGGALALAAGDQVWMLENSIYSILSPEGFASILWKDSTKAKEAAAVMKLTASDLYEKGIIEQVIPEPENLTPESMWQVAERLNDKICTFLQKYTSLSEEELLETRYARFRKF, via the coding sequence ATGAAGTTGGATAACATGTTCAAAAAGACAAGAATTGTTTCCAGAATACAGAGCCATAGTGCGGTCCGTGCTTCCAGGCCGGAGGTACCGGAAGGACTTCTTCGTAAATGTAACAAGTGCGGAGCTGCCATCATTGCAGAAGATGTAAAACAGGGATATTATATCTGTCCGAAATGCGGAGGATATTTCCGCGTACATGCATATCGCAGAATCCAGATGGTGATCGATGAGGGAACTTTTGAGGAATGGAATCAGGATCTGATCGGTGGAAATCCTGTAAATTACAAAGGGTATCCGGAAAAAGTACAGGCACTTCAGGAGAAGACCGGGCTCAAAGAGGCTGTTGTCACAGGCAAAGGCAAAATAAATGGCAGAGATACTGTGATCGCAGTCTGCGATGGAAGATTCCTGATGGCAAGCATGGGCTGGGCAGTTGGCGAAAAAATCACCAGAGCAGTAGAACGTGCAACGGAGGAAAAACTTCCCGTTATCATTTTTGCCTGTTCCGGTGGTGCCAGAATGCAGGAAGGGATCACATCTCTGATGCAGATGGCAAAAACTTCCGCGGCGCTGGAACGTCACAGCAAGGCCGGACTGCTTTATGTAAGTGTTTTGACAGAACCTACGACAGGTGGTGTGACGGCAAGTTTTGCGATGCTGGGGGATATCATTCTGGCGGAACCAGGTGCACTGATCGGTTTCGCAGGTCCGCGTGTCATTGAGCAGACTCTTCGTCAGAAACTGCCGAAAGGATTTCAGAGAGCAGAATTTCTGGTTGAGCATGGTTTTGTAGATGATATTGTAAGGCGTGAGAATCTGAGGGAAACACTTGGTAAGATCCTGGAGATACATGCGGTATCCTGGAAAACAGAAAACAGGATCAGAACGGATGCAGCTGAATTACATCACTCGAGTGATTCTGAAGCAGGTTTTGAAAACCTGGTAAATGACAAGTGTGATTCTGACAAGGGTAACTCCGACAAAGGAGATTCCAGTCTGATTAACGCTGGCATCAACCCTTACCTCACAGCCTGGGATCGTGTACAGATCTCACGCAAGATTGACCGTCCATCCGGCAGTGATTATATAGAAGCACTTTTTACGGATTTTATGGAATTTCATGGAGACCGAAATTACGGAGATGATAAGGCAATCATTGGTGGAATCGCAAAATTTCATGGAAAACCGGTCACTGTTATCGTGCAGGAAAAAGGAACCAACACCAAAGAAAACATTGCACACAATTTCGGCATGCCGATGCCGGAAGGATATCGCAAGGCGCTGCGCCTGATGAAGCAGGCAGAAAAGTTTCAGCGTCCGGTAATCTGTTTTGTGGATACGCCGGGAGCTTTCTGTGGTATCGAGGCAGAGGAACGAGGACAGGGCGAGGCTATTGCCCGTAATCTCTGGGAGCTTGCCGGACTGAAAACACCGGTTCTGTCTATTGTGACAGGAGAAGGTGGAAGCGGTGGGGCACTTGCCCTGGCAGCAGGTGATCAGGTATGGATGTTGGAGAATTCCATATATTCTATTCTTTCACCGGAAGGATTTGCAAGTATTCTCTGGAAGGACAGTACTAAGGCAAAAGAAGCTGCCGCGGTCATGAAACTGACAGCATCGGATCTGTATGAGAAAGGAATCATTGAGCAGGTGATTCCTGAACCGGAGAATCTGACACCGGAAAGTATGTGGCAGGTGGCTGAACGCCTGAACGATAAAATCTGTACTTTCCTTCAAAAATATACATCTCTTTCCGAGGAAGAGCTTCTCGAAACAAGATACGCCCGTTTTCGTAAGTTCTGA
- the fabG gene encoding 3-oxoacyl-[acyl-carrier-protein] reductase, translating to MAEQSKKKVAVVTGASRGIGRAIALELASRGAAVVINYNGSEERAREVQKEIEEKGGEAEIRQWNVADYKACESAVKDIVKTHGSIDILVNNAGITKDGLLMGMSEEDFDQVIDINLKGTFNMMRFVSRQMLRQRSGRMISMASVVGIAGNAGQANYAASKAGIIGMTKSAARELASRGITVNAVAPGFIETEMTAVLSEEVKKASAAQIPLGHFGRPEDIAKAVAFLASDDAAYITGQVIQVDGGMVI from the coding sequence GTGGCAGAGCAGAGTAAGAAGAAAGTTGCTGTTGTAACAGGTGCTTCCAGAGGAATCGGAAGAGCCATTGCCCTGGAGCTTGCTTCCAGAGGTGCAGCAGTTGTAATCAATTATAACGGTTCTGAGGAACGGGCACGAGAAGTGCAGAAAGAGATTGAGGAAAAAGGCGGCGAGGCTGAGATCAGACAGTGGAATGTTGCGGATTATAAAGCCTGTGAAAGTGCCGTAAAGGACATTGTAAAAACTCATGGAAGCATTGATATTCTGGTAAACAATGCCGGAATCACAAAAGACGGACTTCTGATGGGAATGTCAGAAGAAGATTTTGATCAGGTGATCGATATCAACCTCAAGGGAACTTTCAATATGATGCGTTTTGTTTCCAGACAGATGCTCCGTCAGCGTTCAGGACGTATGATCAGCATGGCATCTGTTGTAGGGATCGCAGGAAATGCCGGACAGGCAAATTATGCGGCATCCAAAGCAGGAATTATTGGTATGACCAAAAGTGCGGCAAGGGAGCTTGCCTCCCGAGGAATCACGGTAAATGCCGTTGCTCCGGGATTTATTGAGACAGAGATGACAGCAGTATTATCTGAAGAAGTAAAAAAAGCATCTGCTGCACAGATTCCGCTGGGACATTTCGGCAGACCGGAAGACATTGCAAAAGCAGTAGCTTTTCTGGCATCTGACGATGCAGCATACATTACCGGACAGGTAATTCAGGTTGATGGAGGAATGGTCATATGA